A single genomic interval of Mariprofundus sp. NF harbors:
- a CDS encoding glycosyltransferase family 2 protein produces the protein MKQTTDSTRQLSIVVPVYNSESILPKLVEKIFVEAQKEGFSEQFELILVNDSSPDNSWEIICDLAEKYPFIKGISLRRNFGQHNATMAGLNHVSGDIVIIMDDDLQHPPEAIGEMIAEISSGYDVCYTHYLNRKHPLWKKLGSRFNDWASAKFLGKPEGLYLSSFKAMSREVVNEVILYDGPYAYIDGLILDVTRSITSIDVEHQPRLQGEGNYRLFNSISLWMKMATSFSVSPLRFASLMGFALSLLSLIMIGIIIIQKLTDPDMAAGWASLIATILFIGGVQTLCIGMIGEYLGRTYLKLNGKPQFTVAALTWKKKEQRKRANP, from the coding sequence ATGAAACAAACAACTGATTCAACCAGACAGCTTTCTATTGTCGTTCCAGTCTATAACAGTGAATCCATTTTACCTAAACTGGTCGAAAAGATATTTGTCGAAGCACAGAAAGAAGGTTTTAGCGAACAGTTCGAGTTAATTCTAGTTAACGACAGTAGTCCTGATAATAGCTGGGAAATCATCTGCGATTTGGCTGAAAAGTATCCGTTTATAAAAGGGATATCACTGCGCCGGAATTTCGGCCAGCACAATGCAACCATGGCAGGCCTGAATCATGTATCGGGTGACATCGTAATCATCATGGATGATGACTTGCAACATCCACCTGAAGCCATTGGTGAAATGATCGCTGAAATTTCAAGTGGTTATGATGTTTGTTACACCCACTACCTTAATAGAAAGCACCCACTCTGGAAAAAGCTGGGCAGCCGCTTTAATGACTGGGCATCGGCAAAATTCCTCGGCAAACCCGAAGGTTTATATCTCTCATCATTTAAAGCCATGAGCAGAGAGGTGGTAAATGAGGTTATTTTGTATGATGGCCCCTACGCCTATATTGATGGTCTGATTCTCGATGTCACCCGCTCAATTACCTCCATTGATGTAGAGCATCAGCCTCGCCTTCAAGGTGAAGGCAACTATCGGCTGTTTAATTCGATTTCTCTATGGATGAAGATGGCGACAAGCTTCTCTGTTTCACCGCTGCGTTTTGCCTCATTGATGGGTTTTGCCCTCTCGCTGCTCAGTCTGATTATGATTGGCATCATCATTATTCAGAAATTGACCGACCCGGATATGGCTGCAGGCTGGGCATCACTGATCGCAACCATCCTGTTTATCGGCGGCGTGCAGACTCTCTGCATCGGTATGATCGGTGAATATCTTGGCCGCACCTATCTCAAACTCAATGGTAAACCTCAGTTTACAGTTGCGGCTTTAACTTGGAAAAAGAAGGAGCAGCGTAAGCGTGCAAACCCGTAG